The following coding sequences lie in one Methanobrevibacter olleyae genomic window:
- a CDS encoding cytidylyltransferase domain-containing protein, with product MYKNNKILVVIPARGGSKGIPRKNMRLLGKKPLIAHTIQMGKSSKYVDDVLVSTDDNEIKFIAEKFGAETIKRDGKLAEDSIPLDPVIYDATIQKEKKVNVKYDVVITVQATSPLLKTKTLDLAIETLLNPNNDNEYYSTIISVVDDRHLSWGYSEENKKYFPLYKERLNRQYLPKAYKETGSIFATKREFLKENSRLGDNIGLIEISKEESIDIDNYEDWWVAERILKKKKILIKADASHEIGTGHIYRGLSIASKLVNHEVVFLLDEAQPLGIEIVSNNNYPYITHNSDKGGGKEADDKAKDEIIEKIVEYDPDIIINDILNTNSKYIKTLKSKGFFIVDFEDLGGGVKYANMVFDALYEHKIPLKNLYSGHKYYILKDEFYYQPFKEIKESVDKVLLTFGGTDPNNLTEKVLEAILVSNYKNRIEIILGLGYANKNEIQEKYKDNDRIEIYENVRNMSEHMHSADLIFTSAGRTMYEIASLGVPCICLCQNERELTHIFGNVEHGFINLGLGSEVSKEEILKTFENTVDDFQLREEMNKRMGEVDLKHGFDNVKKLIKKSYKEWKEENK from the coding sequence ATGTATAAAAATAATAAAATTTTAGTTGTGATACCTGCTAGAGGTGGTTCTAAAGGTATACCTCGAAAAAATATGCGGCTTCTAGGAAAAAAACCACTTATAGCACATACAATCCAAATGGGAAAATCATCAAAATATGTTGATGACGTTCTTGTATCAACAGATGATAATGAAATAAAATTCATTGCTGAGAAATTCGGAGCAGAAACAATTAAAAGAGATGGAAAACTTGCTGAGGATTCAATTCCACTTGATCCTGTAATTTATGACGCTACAATTCAAAAAGAGAAAAAAGTGAATGTTAAATATGATGTTGTAATTACTGTACAAGCTACTTCCCCCCTTCTTAAAACAAAAACTTTAGATTTAGCTATTGAAACTTTATTAAATCCAAATAATGATAATGAATATTATAGCACGATTATAAGTGTAGTTGATGATAGACACTTAAGTTGGGGTTATAGTGAGGAAAATAAAAAGTATTTCCCACTTTATAAAGAAAGATTAAATAGACAATACTTACCAAAAGCATATAAAGAAACTGGAAGTATTTTTGCAACAAAAAGAGAATTTCTTAAAGAAAATAGTCGTCTTGGAGATAATATTGGACTTATTGAAATATCTAAAGAAGAAAGCATAGATATTGATAACTATGAAGATTGGTGGGTAGCTGAAAGAATCTTAAAGAAAAAGAAAATCCTAATCAAAGCAGATGCTTCTCATGAAATAGGAACTGGACATATCTACAGAGGATTATCAATAGCCTCTAAATTAGTCAATCATGAAGTTGTATTTTTACTTGATGAAGCACAGCCATTAGGGATTGAAATAGTTAGTAATAACAATTATCCTTACATAACTCATAATAGTGATAAAGGTGGAGGAAAAGAAGCTGATGATAAAGCTAAAGATGAAATAATTGAAAAAATAGTAGAATATGACCCAGATATTATAATAAATGACATACTTAATACAAATTCCAAATACATAAAAACCCTTAAGAGCAAAGGTTTCTTTATTGTTGACTTTGAAGATCTTGGAGGTGGAGTGAAATATGCCAATATGGTCTTTGATGCATTATATGAACATAAGATACCTCTTAAAAATCTTTACTCCGGACATAAATATTATATTTTAAAAGATGAATTTTATTACCAGCCATTTAAGGAAATTAAAGAATCTGTAGATAAAGTACTTCTTACCTTTGGAGGAACAGATCCAAACAATCTTACTGAAAAGGTTCTTGAAGCAATCTTAGTAAGTAATTATAAAAACAGAATAGAAATAATATTGGGTCTTGGATATGCTAATAAAAATGAAATCCAAGAAAAATACAAAGATAATGACAGAATAGAAATCTATGAGAATGTCAGAAATATGAGTGAGCATATGCACAGTGCTGACTTGATATTCACTTCAGCTGGAAGAACTATGTATGAAATAGCTTCACTTGGAGTTCCTTGTATCTGCCTTTGTCAAAATGAAAGAGAATTAACTCACATCTTTGGAAATGTGGAACATGGATTTATTAACTTAGGTTTAGGTTCTGAAGTTTCTAAAGAAGAAATCCTAAAAACATTTGAAAACACCGTTGATGATTTCCAATTAAGAGAAGAAATGAATAAAAGAATGGGTGAAGTAGATTTAAAACACGGATTTGATAATGTAAAAAAACTGATTAAAAAATCCTATAAAGAATGGAAAGAGGAAAATAAATAA
- a CDS encoding phosphoglycolate phosphatase produces the protein MVKIEAIAVDVDGTITDGKRRICHSALDALRKAEDAGIPVIISTGNISHFSYAVATLVGTTGGLVCENGGVIYQDGYNNNEVIILGDISKAQKAYDFLLEKFGEDIPFKIVEDSDARVSEIAFYKNMDSKPLKELLKDFDVEVYDSGFALHLTDLDVDKGTGLVELAKLLDYNIESIMCIGDSENDIDFLLAGGFKVAVANACDELKEIADYVCQKEYGDGVAEAIDKFLFNQC, from the coding sequence ATGGTTAAAATAGAAGCAATAGCTGTAGATGTAGATGGAACAATTACAGACGGTAAAAGAAGAATTTGTCATAGTGCATTAGATGCTCTTCGTAAAGCTGAAGATGCAGGAATTCCAGTTATAATCTCTACTGGAAATATTTCTCACTTTTCTTATGCAGTAGCTACACTTGTTGGAACTACTGGAGGTTTAGTTTGTGAGAATGGTGGAGTTATTTATCAAGATGGGTATAATAACAATGAAGTGATCATTTTAGGAGATATCTCAAAAGCCCAAAAAGCTTATGATTTTTTACTTGAGAAATTTGGTGAAGATATTCCATTTAAGATTGTAGAAGATTCAGATGCAAGGGTTTCTGAAATTGCTTTCTATAAAAATATGGATTCAAAACCCCTTAAAGAATTATTAAAGGACTTTGATGTAGAAGTTTATGATAGTGGATTTGCACTTCACTTAACAGACCTGGATGTTGATAAAGGGACTGGCTTAGTTGAATTAGCTAAACTTTTAGATTATAATATTGAGAGTATTATGTGTATTGGTGATAGTGAAAACGATATAGATTTTTTACTTGCTGGAGGATTTAAAGTTGCAGTAGCTAATGCATGTGATGAGCTTAAAGAAATAGCTGATTATGTTTGTCAGAAGGAATATGGTGATGGAGTAGCAGAGGCTATTGATAAATTCCTCTTTAACCAATGTTAG
- the hypD gene encoding hydrogenase formation protein HypD, translated as MKEMANTLIKRINDLATPIKIMHVCGSHEHTIMEHGIRSLLPEEVEIVAGPGCPVCVVPSREIDECLELIEKGITVTTFGDMLRVPGSNGSLAEAKAEGADVRVVYGIPNAVEIAEKLDNDVVFMSAGFETTAPATASELLNKPPENFSIISCHRLIPPALDFLINSGETSLNALIQPGHVCTILGMEPFEKFSTEYGIPQAVAGFNPLDILMSVYMILRQIENGTPRIDNEYKRAVRAEGNIIAKEMMEEVFHVESREWRGFPKIPNSVLELNDEFASWDAREKYDIEVKEVTEAPKGCICGPILRGMAKPTDCKLFRKACNPMHPIGACMVSKEGTCNIAHRYSR; from the coding sequence ATGAAAGAGATGGCTAATACTTTAATAAAAAGAATTAATGATTTAGCTACTCCCATTAAAATTATGCATGTTTGCGGTTCTCATGAACACACTATTATGGAACATGGTATTAGATCTTTACTTCCTGAGGAAGTAGAAATTGTTGCAGGTCCTGGATGTCCTGTATGTGTTGTTCCTTCAAGAGAAATCGATGAATGTTTAGAATTAATCGAAAAAGGAATTACTGTTACTACTTTTGGGGACATGTTAAGAGTTCCTGGTTCTAATGGCTCTCTTGCTGAAGCTAAAGCTGAAGGAGCTGATGTAAGAGTTGTTTATGGTATTCCAAATGCTGTAGAAATTGCAGAAAAACTTGATAATGATGTTGTATTTATGTCTGCAGGTTTTGAAACAACTGCTCCAGCAACTGCCTCTGAATTATTAAATAAACCACCTGAAAACTTTTCAATCATATCATGTCATAGATTAATTCCACCAGCACTTGATTTTTTGATTAATTCTGGTGAAACTAGTTTAAATGCTTTAATTCAACCAGGACATGTATGTACAATTCTTGGAATGGAACCCTTTGAAAAATTCTCTACAGAGTATGGTATTCCTCAAGCAGTTGCAGGTTTCAATCCTTTAGATATTTTAATGTCTGTTTATATGATTTTAAGGCAAATTGAAAATGGAACTCCAAGGATAGACAATGAATATAAACGTGCTGTAAGAGCTGAAGGTAATATCATTGCTAAAGAAATGATGGAAGAAGTATTCCATGTAGAAAGTAGGGAATGGAGAGGTTTCCCTAAAATACCTAATTCTGTTTTAGAGCTCAATGATGAATTTGCTAGTTGGGATGCAAGAGAAAAATATGATATTGAAGTAAAAGAGGTTACTGAAGCTCCTAAAGGCTGCATTTGTGGTCCTATTTTAAGAGGTATGGCTAAACCAACTGATTGTAAATTATTTAGAAAAGCATGCAATCCAATGCATCCAATTGGTGCATGTATGGTTAGTAAAGAGGGAACTTGTAATATTGCCCATAGATACAGTAGATAA
- a CDS encoding acyltransferase, whose protein sequence is MISNIFNFIKNIKREYYTFRVKRVSKSCGYDLRVNNYSYITPKTSLGNNVNFNGMKIQGTADVIIGDNFHSGIECMIITDSHNYEGKAIPYDSTVISKDVIIEDNVWLGNRVIILPGVTIGEGAIIQAGSVVVSNIPKYAIAGGHPAKVFSSRDKDHYDKLKKEGKFH, encoded by the coding sequence ATGATTTCAAATATCTTCAATTTTATTAAAAATATTAAAAGAGAATATTATACTTTTAGAGTAAAAAGAGTATCTAAATCATGTGGATATGATTTAAGAGTTAACAATTATTCTTATATTACCCCTAAAACTTCTTTAGGAAATAATGTTAACTTTAATGGTATGAAAATTCAAGGAACAGCTGATGTGATTATTGGAGATAATTTTCATTCTGGAATTGAGTGTATGATAATTACTGATAGTCATAATTACGAAGGTAAAGCTATCCCTTATGATTCTACTGTTATTTCTAAAGATGTGATTATTGAAGATAATGTATGGTTAGGAAATCGTGTAATTATACTTCCCGGTGTTACTATTGGTGAAGGAGCCATTATTCAAGCAGGTAGTGTTGTAGTAAGTAACATTCCAAAATATGCAATTGCTGGAGGTCACCCTGCAAAAGTCTTTTCTTCAAGAGATAAAGATCATTATGATAAGTTAAAAAAAGAAGGTAAATTCCATTAA
- a CDS encoding glycosyltransferase codes for MKILHVAHFFYPCLSAGGVVNASYQIASKQSIDNDIKVISSDSCKERLKFLNGRYDVDVNGIKVDYFKNLSNKFKLSTMLDTPLSAPFKIRMDIKSYDIIHIHEHRQTLAIIVSYFARRNNIPYIVQAHGSVLPFFQKEGLKNLFDKIFGFKILHNASCVFALSEVEKQQYLKMGIDEDKIEIVPLGINLEEYETLPDYGKFRSRFDIDEGDKLILFVGRIHEIKGLDLLIDAFNDLIHLNGDNKDNKNNGKRIKLAIVGPDDGYLSKLEEKIKGYSLEENLIITGPLYKEEKQEALVDCDLFVMPSKYESFTTSGLEAMACSKPLVLTKNNHIHNWVDENVGLACDYDKDSLRIAIQEILFDEGLSKLYGENGKKLIKEKYNWDIINNQILEIYKKFI; via the coding sequence ATGAAAATTTTACATGTTGCCCATTTCTTTTATCCTTGTTTATCTGCAGGGGGAGTAGTTAATGCAAGTTATCAGATTGCATCTAAACAGAGCATTGATAATGATATTAAAGTTATTAGCTCAGATTCATGTAAAGAAAGATTAAAATTCTTAAATGGCCGATATGATGTAGATGTTAATGGAATTAAAGTCGATTACTTTAAAAATTTATCTAATAAATTTAAACTTTCTACTATGTTAGATACTCCTTTATCTGCTCCTTTTAAGATTAGAATGGATATAAAAAGCTATGATATAATACATATTCATGAACATAGACAGACCTTAGCTATTATTGTAAGTTATTTTGCTCGTCGTAATAATATTCCATACATTGTACAAGCTCACGGCTCTGTACTTCCTTTTTTCCAAAAAGAAGGTTTAAAAAATCTTTTTGATAAAATATTCGGATTTAAAATCCTTCATAATGCATCTTGCGTATTTGCACTTAGTGAAGTAGAAAAGCAGCAATATTTAAAAATGGGTATTGATGAGGATAAAATTGAGATTGTTCCACTAGGAATAAATTTAGAAGAGTATGAAACTCTTCCGGATTACGGTAAATTTAGATCTAGATTCGATATTGATGAGGGGGATAAATTAATTCTTTTTGTAGGTAGAATTCATGAAATTAAAGGGCTTGATTTATTAATTGATGCATTTAATGATTTAATTCATTTAAATGGTGATAATAAAGATAATAAAAATAATGGTAAAAGAATTAAATTAGCTATTGTCGGTCCTGATGATGGTTATTTATCTAAATTAGAAGAAAAGATTAAAGGATATTCTCTTGAAGAAAATCTAATTATTACAGGTCCATTATATAAAGAAGAAAAACAAGAAGCTTTAGTTGATTGTGATTTATTTGTCATGCCTTCTAAATATGAATCTTTTACAACAAGTGGCCTTGAAGCAATGGCATGTTCTAAACCATTAGTTTTAACAAAAAACAATCATATTCATAACTGGGTTGATGAAAATGTTGGTCTAGCTTGTGATTATGATAAAGATTCTTTAAGAATTGCTATTCAAGAAATATTATTTGATGAGGGTTTGTCTAAATTATATGGTGAAAATGGCAAAAAACTTATCAAAGAGAAATATAATTGGGATATAATTAATAATCAAATTTTAGAAATTTATAAGAAATTTATTTAA
- a CDS encoding N-acetylneuraminate synthase family protein, which produces MSIFNEEPFLIAEIGVNYYDIAKKEKMSNIDAAKLMVKEAKDAGCNAVKFQSYKANTIASKNSPAYWDTKEEPTKSQYELFKKFDSFGKEEYREIADYCNEIGIMFLSTPFDFDSIDYLDEFMDVYKISSSDLTNIPFIRKIAKKGKDIIISTGASNLDEIKLAIDTIEETNEKYTNKEAGIGIMHCVLSYPTDNSDANLLMIKNLKDLYPNYEIGYSDHTKPDENMLILTTAYLYGATILEKHYTLDKTLQGNDHYHGMDPEDIRKFYKNIELIKAINGQYDKIPLPCEGESRKQARRSIITKEEIKKGTVITEEMLTYKRPGTGISPSEIANVIGKKAKIDIAEDELLKYESLE; this is translated from the coding sequence ATGAGCATATTTAATGAAGAGCCATTTTTAATAGCTGAAATTGGTGTAAACTACTATGATATTGCAAAAAAAGAAAAGATGAGCAATATTGATGCAGCTAAATTGATGGTAAAAGAAGCAAAAGATGCAGGTTGCAATGCAGTTAAATTCCAATCATATAAAGCAAATACAATAGCTTCTAAGAACTCTCCTGCTTATTGGGATACAAAAGAAGAACCTACAAAATCACAATATGAATTATTTAAAAAATTTGACTCATTTGGAAAAGAGGAGTATAGGGAAATAGCTGATTACTGTAATGAAATTGGAATTATGTTTTTATCAACACCTTTTGATTTTGACTCAATAGACTATTTAGATGAATTTATGGATGTTTATAAAATATCCTCCTCAGATTTAACAAACATTCCATTTATTAGAAAAATAGCTAAAAAAGGAAAGGATATTATTATTTCAACAGGAGCTTCTAATCTTGATGAGATAAAATTAGCCATTGATACAATAGAAGAAACTAATGAAAAATACACCAATAAAGAAGCAGGAATAGGGATTATGCACTGTGTTCTTTCCTATCCAACAGATAATAGTGATGCTAATCTGCTCATGATTAAGAATCTTAAAGATTTATATCCAAACTATGAAATAGGATATTCAGATCATACTAAACCCGATGAAAACATGCTTATTTTAACAACCGCTTATCTTTATGGAGCTACAATCCTTGAAAAACATTATACCTTAGATAAAACTTTACAAGGAAATGACCATTATCATGGAATGGACCCGGAAGATATAAGAAAATTCTATAAAAATATAGAACTTATTAAAGCAATCAATGGACAATATGATAAAATTCCCCTTCCATGTGAAGGAGAATCTAGAAAACAAGCAAGACGTTCTATTATTACAAAAGAAGAAATAAAAAAAGGAACTGTAATTACAGAAGAGATGCTTACATATAAAAGACCGGGAACTGGTATTTCACCAAGTGAAATAGCTAATGTTATTGGAAAAAAAGCTAAAATAGACATTGCTGAAGATGAATTGCTTAAATATGAATCTTTAGAATAA
- a CDS encoding oligosaccharide flippase family protein, which yields MSEYVRFIQRIGLVGLTNILISLSSLIFIPIITKSFTTAEYGMWAQVNTTIALVPNIANLGLPYTMVRFLSAEKDKEKIKDSFYPMISLTFISTIILCTLFLIFGNIIADTLFNGSMQVLYITTAISFFASMNLMLITFFRTFQQMKRYSLFLVFQSYIGVFVSIYLTYAGYNIETVVLGLLTGYATVFIMMAFLILRYLGIGFGKWSNLKEQLAFAIPTIPSNVSSWVVDSSDKYVIGILIGSVAVGCYSPGYALGSILLMFLSPFAVLLPAILPEHYEKGDLAEVDKYLSYSMKYYLLLTVPAGVGMSVLSKPLLYIITTPEIALGGYMVTPFVCLGAIFMGIYGIINNILILEKNTMILGKLWIFVAISNIVLNLLLVPYLNILGAAIATLLSYIIAFSVTTIASSKTMKLSFNIKDILKIVIASAIMGVVVYNMKPDGIINVLISILVGVIVYFAIIFILKAVTRKEIAIFKDLLH from the coding sequence ATGAGTGAGTATGTGCGATTTATACAGAGGATAGGTTTAGTGGGATTAACCAATATTTTAATCTCCCTAAGTAGTCTTATTTTCATACCTATTATTACAAAATCCTTTACCACAGCAGAATATGGCATGTGGGCACAAGTAAATACAACAATCGCACTGGTTCCAAATATTGCCAATTTAGGCCTTCCATACACAATGGTAAGATTCTTATCTGCAGAAAAGGATAAAGAAAAGATAAAAGATTCTTTTTATCCAATGATTAGCCTAACATTTATTTCAACAATAATCCTATGTACACTTTTCTTAATATTTGGAAATATTATTGCAGATACACTATTTAATGGAAGTATGCAAGTATTATACATTACAACTGCAATTTCCTTCTTTGCATCTATGAATTTAATGTTAATTACTTTCTTTAGAACTTTCCAGCAAATGAAAAGATACTCATTATTCTTAGTTTTCCAAAGTTATATAGGAGTCTTTGTAAGTATTTACCTTACATATGCAGGTTATAATATTGAAACTGTTGTACTTGGTCTTTTAACAGGTTATGCTACAGTGTTTATTATGATGGCATTCTTAATTCTTAGATATCTTGGAATTGGATTTGGAAAATGGTCTAATTTAAAAGAGCAACTTGCATTTGCTATACCCACTATCCCAAGTAATGTATCTAGTTGGGTGGTTGATTCAAGTGATAAATATGTTATTGGTATCCTTATAGGATCTGTTGCTGTAGGATGTTATTCACCAGGATATGCATTAGGAAGTATATTACTAATGTTTCTCTCTCCCTTTGCTGTACTACTTCCTGCAATTTTACCAGAACATTATGAAAAAGGAGATCTTGCTGAGGTAGATAAATATCTTAGTTACTCTATGAAATACTACCTACTCTTAACTGTTCCAGCAGGAGTAGGTATGAGTGTACTTTCTAAGCCATTATTATATATTATAACAACTCCAGAAATCGCTCTTGGAGGTTATATGGTAACTCCATTTGTCTGTCTAGGGGCAATATTTATGGGAATCTATGGAATTATTAATAATATTCTTATTTTAGAAAAAAATACAATGATCCTTGGTAAATTGTGGATTTTTGTAGCTATTTCAAATATAGTTCTTAATTTATTACTTGTACCCTATTTAAACATTCTTGGAGCAGCTATTGCTACACTTTTATCCTATATTATTGCTTTTAGTGTAACAACTATTGCAAGTAGTAAAACTATGAAATTATCATTTAATATTAAAGATATACTAAAAATAGTTATTGCTTCAGCGATTATGGGAGTTGTAGTTTATAATATGAAACCAGATGGAATTATTAATGTTCTGATATCCATCCTCGTAGGTGTAATTGTATACTTCGCCATCATCTTCATTTTAAAAGCAGTGACAAGGAAAGAAATTGCAATCTTTAAAGATTTACTTCATTAA
- a CDS encoding sialyltransferase yields MAFTVKEICQNIWNLEEKYELNHKEIQDCYPWQLIRMYLYYEITRKTNLFESAQQSSLSLYNKITSLLPFIKNSILSNPLSGKENPDVLIFDHPRKVIFNDEYQDIYSYFLKDALNEYNKSFETIESPYLNQHFRNDINKKENNVKFNDRILLGSFIHKTRNRGKVPFTDKEKELINTVKEELESIFKIKLDLFRILEDHILNFQYDYKKYIELLEKRKAKFVFLVVAYENKALVAACKKMNIQIIELQHGTISPYHLGYSYPKNTMKFNDEIKKIEYFPDKILSFGNYWKNASYYPLESDNIISIGFPYFEENSKNYIKIAKNKGNKSNNKNNENENNNNENNENEKQILFISQGVIGKYLSKLAYETANSLNKNNNKENKTNNTLNKNNNKENKTNNNQNYKFIYKLHPGEYGTWRENYEYLNKAVSKFDNFKVVYESQPPLYELFAKSDYQIGAFSTAIYEGLAFNCKTFIIDVPGVEYLDDLIDKNIVKKVKNSEELINYLKEEKIDLKEYDKDFFFKNYDKTVFGEILNNLDSKKYKCD; encoded by the coding sequence ATGGCTTTTACAGTAAAAGAAATTTGTCAAAATATTTGGAATCTTGAAGAAAAATATGAATTAAACCATAAAGAGATTCAAGATTGCTACCCTTGGCAATTAATTAGAATGTATTTATATTATGAAATAACAAGAAAGACAAATCTTTTTGAATCTGCCCAACAATCAAGTCTTTCTTTATATAATAAAATAACCTCATTATTACCTTTTATTAAAAACAGCATATTGTCAAATCCTTTAAGTGGAAAAGAAAATCCAGATGTTTTAATATTTGACCATCCAAGAAAAGTCATATTTAATGATGAATATCAGGATATTTATAGCTATTTTTTAAAAGATGCTTTAAATGAATATAATAAAAGTTTTGAAACTATAGAATCCCCCTATCTCAATCAACATTTTAGAAATGATATAAATAAAAAAGAAAATAATGTTAAATTTAATGATAGAATTCTATTAGGTTCATTTATTCACAAAACAAGAAATAGGGGGAAAGTTCCATTTACAGATAAAGAAAAAGAATTAATAAATACTGTAAAAGAAGAGCTTGAATCTATTTTTAAAATAAAATTAGATTTATTTAGAATTTTAGAAGATCATATCCTTAATTTCCAATATGACTATAAAAAGTATATAGAACTTCTAGAAAAAAGAAAAGCAAAATTTGTATTTCTAGTAGTAGCTTATGAAAATAAAGCATTAGTTGCAGCTTGTAAGAAAATGAATATTCAAATTATTGAATTACAGCATGGAACTATAAGCCCATATCATTTAGGATATAGTTATCCAAAAAATACTATGAAATTCAATGATGAAATTAAGAAAATTGAATACTTTCCAGATAAAATACTAAGTTTTGGTAACTACTGGAAGAATGCTAGCTATTATCCTTTAGAATCTGATAATATTATCTCAATTGGTTTTCCCTACTTTGAAGAAAACTCAAAAAACTATATAAAAATAGCTAAAAATAAAGGAAATAAAAGTAATAATAAAAATAATGAAAATGAAAATAATAATAATGAAAATAATGAAAATGAAAAACAAATTTTATTTATTTCACAAGGAGTTATTGGGAAATATTTATCTAAATTAGCTTACGAAACAGCAAATTCTTTAAATAAAAACAACAATAAAGAAAATAAAACCAATAATACTTTAAATAAAAACAACAATAAAGAAAATAAAACCAATAATAATCAAAATTACAAATTTATCTATAAACTACATCCTGGAGAATATGGAACTTGGAGAGAAAATTACGAATATCTAAACAAAGCAGTGAGTAAGTTTGATAATTTTAAAGTTGTTTATGAAAGTCAACCTCCATTATATGAATTATTTGCAAAAAGTGATTATCAGATAGGTGCATTTTCTACAGCAATCTATGAAGGACTTGCGTTTAATTGTAAAACATTTATCATAGATGTTCCAGGAGTAGAATATTTAGATGATTTAATTGATAAAAATATTGTAAAAAAAGTTAAAAATAGTGAAGAACTAATAAATTATTTAAAAGAAGAAAAAATAGATTTGAAAGAATATGATAAAGATTTCTTCTTTAAAAATTATGACAAAACTGTTTTTGGTGAAATTTTAAATAACTTAGATTCTAAAAAATATAAGTGTGATTAA
- a CDS encoding TldD/PmbA family protein, with protein sequence MLYELAEEAKREILKYSDDYEIYLDNMELLQLDSQKTDLNFAKEEINLGIGIRIIRDGAVGFAFTSDMEKIAKTCENAYLNSKLNSKDENFSFAEVEKLPKIKGTLDKKFRELDLDELTTYLKSVLNCVEDNGCQTTSGGFSAAEEERLILNSNGVETYDKSTGFSLGISINAVKDGDLTTAYDSASSCVYDLDGIKLAEDICNLAKSSLGGEDIETSNKDLVLDYHAVTGLLSTFMSGFSADNIQRGRSRLAGKIGEKVVTDNLSIFDDGTHDGGLNSAISDDEGTASKRTTLVEDGILKGYLYDIYTANKDGVKSTSNGFRASYAGTPSVSGSNIIFDFKNSVLESEIKDAFLVTDLLGAHTANPITGDFSVEASNSFLINKGDKKPIKKAMISGNIYDLLADAIAVGDELKQRGSFIIPKLLLHDVRIIGT encoded by the coding sequence ATGTTATATGAATTAGCTGAAGAGGCAAAAAGGGAAATTTTAAAATATTCTGATGATTATGAAATTTATTTGGATAATATGGAATTATTACAATTAGATTCTCAAAAAACTGATTTGAATTTTGCAAAAGAAGAAATTAACTTAGGAATTGGTATAAGAATTATTAGAGATGGTGCAGTAGGATTTGCTTTTACATCAGATATGGAAAAAATCGCAAAAACTTGTGAAAATGCTTACTTAAATTCTAAACTTAACTCTAAAGATGAAAATTTCTCATTTGCAGAAGTAGAAAAATTACCAAAAATAAAGGGAACTCTTGATAAAAAATTCAGAGAGCTTGATTTAGATGAACTTACAACTTACTTAAAATCAGTTTTAAATTGTGTTGAGGATAATGGTTGTCAAACTACTTCTGGAGGATTTTCAGCTGCAGAAGAAGAAAGATTAATTTTAAATTCTAATGGTGTAGAAACTTATGATAAATCTACTGGATTTTCATTAGGTATTTCAATTAATGCTGTAAAAGATGGTGATTTAACAACTGCTTATGATTCTGCCTCATCATGTGTTTATGATTTAGATGGAATTAAATTAGCTGAAGATATTTGTAATTTAGCAAAATCTTCTTTAGGTGGAGAAGATATTGAAACTTCAAATAAAGATCTTGTATTAGATTATCATGCAGTAACTGGATTACTTTCTACATTTATGAGTGGCTTCAGTGCAGATAATATCCAAAGAGGAAGATCAAGGCTTGCTGGTAAAATTGGTGAAAAGGTTGTAACTGATAATCTTTCTATTTTTGATGATGGAACTCATGACGGTGGATTAAACTCTGCAATTTCAGATGATGAAGGTACTGCTTCAAAAAGAACTACTTTAGTTGAAGATGGGATTCTTAAAGGATATTTATATGATATTTACACAGCAAATAAAGATGGGGTAAAAAGTACTTCAAATGGTTTTAGAGCTTCTTATGCAGGAACACCTTCAGTAAGTGGTTCAAACATTATTTTTGACTTTAAAAATTCTGTTTTAGAATCTGAAATAAAGGATGCATTTTTAGTAACTGATCTTTTAGGTGCCCATACAGCTAATCCTATTACTGGTGATTTTTCAGTTGAAGCAAGCAATTCATTTTTAATAAATAAAGGTGATAAGAAACCTATTAAAAAAGCTATGATTTCTGGTAATATTTATGATTTATTAGCTGATGCTATAGCTGTAGGTGATGAGTTAAAACAAAGAGGATCATTCATTATTCCTAAATTGCTTTTACATGATGTGAGGATTATTGGTACTTAA